Proteins encoded within one genomic window of Apis mellifera strain DH4 linkage group LG1, Amel_HAv3.1, whole genome shotgun sequence:
- the LOC550948 gene encoding tafazzin homolog, with the protein MVYDIKWIIPKLRNPSSLWNIASSITFVAVGIFSKIIIEWLNRTTVYNKHIINRALDERPKNVPLITVSNHHSCFDDPGIWASLDLRYLMDRRKIRWSLAAHDICFTNSWHSYFFMLGKCIPVIRGGGVYQEAMDFCIEKLAAGEWIHVFPEGKVNMFKETMRLKWGIGRLIFESPVPPLVVPIYHLGMDDVLPNEPPYRLKIRKKVTMNYGDPIDFSELVEELRVSKVSEEEARKAITDRIQTELLKLKTITEELHKNS; encoded by the exons ATGGTATACGACATCAAATGGATCATACCGAAGCTTCGAAATCCAAGCAGTCTTTGGAACATTGCGAGTAGCATAACCTTTGTAGCAGTAGGGATTTTCTCTAAAATCATTATAG AATGGCTGAACAGAACAACAGTGTACAACAAACATATCATCAATCGAGCGTTAGACGAACGGCCGAAAAATGTACCGTTAATCACAGTATCAAATCATCACAGTTGCTTCGATGATCCTGGCATATGGG CGAGCCTGGACCTGAGGTATCTGATGGATCGACGTAAGATCAGGTGGTCGCTTGCGGCCCACGACATTTGTTTCACAAACTCCTGGCATTCATACTTCTTTATGCTGGGCAAATGCATTCCCGTGATCAGAGGTGGAGGTGTTTATCAGGAAGCCATGGATTTCTGCATCGAAAAGTTGGCCGCTGGTGAATGGATTCACGTCTTCCCCGAGGGGAAAGTAAACATGTTTAAAGAAACCATGAG ATTAAAGTGGGGTATTGgaagattaatatttgaatcacCTGTTCCGCCGCTAGTAGTTCCAATCTATCATCTTGGGATGGACGATGTTTTACCGAATGAACCACCATATAGATTGAAAATACGCAAAAAGGTCACTATGAATTACGGTGATCCAATAGATTTTAGCGAATTAGTAGAAGAATTGCGCGTGTCAAAAGTATCTGAAGAGGAAGCAAGGAAAGCGATTACAGATCGTATTCAAACAGAACTTTTAAA attgaAAACGATAACGGAAGAACTTCATAAAAACTCATGA
- the LOC408591 gene encoding PX domain-containing protein kinase-like protein isoform X2 — translation MALFEKRYTNKVLLDDTEKLTSVIENARTIDGHTEYVIRTQRGPLSEKFWRVSRRYNDFVQLNAALSISGIDLAFPPKKIIGNMEPDFIAQRQIALQNYLNNILMNPILASSLPMKKFLDPDNYTAPLHEIALQQVSLALRSDANFEVCKAIPDMGWRLRKHYYTVKNRQNSKQELLLAWVEFGPDKHLQDKDMQGVFKSLGTLKHNYIEPIVYQHVTENGALMIRNFYPTGTLRDILCITKPKQPFIKKYGNPKQTKSLTVPEIAMYGYQILEALGFLHEKGLPYGHLHTGNILLTQKCAKLLDVENGLLGLPAFYRPYVVQRRKLHATTQVDIYSFGHVLYEMAFGRPLLEATCSELPYCDLTLKSLLEVILSPEALKQDLPTISHLLEHPFFESAKHITFAVGSIEKPHFKLSSHLKEALQEAVNKAEQRLKEEQKVARHQKRLVKVQEMMSSEEEMKKRKQKLKKEQKLAQEQRSANQLSANGIKHVNGKSPERSDSPTSTSTATSVGTLTPPSLHVRQGDGVPAKSTIPTPPSQMPATIDVSNNVSKLTNERAALLGSICNFNKTSLRKVANEYH, via the exons ATGGCTTTATTTGAGAAACGATATACAAATAAAGTGCTGTTAGATGATACAGAAAAGCTGACGAGCGTCATTGAAAATGCAAGAACAATCGACGGACATACG gaATATGTGATTAGAACACAAAGAGGTCcactttctgaaaaattttggaGAGTTAGCAGACGCTACAATGACTTTGTACAGCTTAATGCAGCTTTATCAATATCTGGCATTGATTTGGCATTTCCTCCAAAGAAAATCATTGGTAATATGGAACCAGACTTCATAGCTCAACGTCAAATAGCCCTACag aattatttaaacaatatactAATGAATCCTATATTGGCTTCATCACTTcctatgaaaaaattcttagatCCAGATAATTATACAGCACCATTACATg aaatagcTTTGCAACAGGTGTCATTAGCATTACGTAGCGATGCAAATTTTGAAGTTTGTAAAGCCATTCCTGATATGGGATGGCGGTTAAGGAAACATTATTATACTGTAAAAAATCgtcaaaattcaaaacaagAATTACTACTTGCATGGGTAGAATTTGGTCCAGATAAACATCTGCAAGATAAAGACATGCAAGgtgtttttaaaagtttaggGACATTAAagcataattatatagaacCAATTGTTTATCAACATGTAACTGAAAATGGAGCATTaatgataagaaatttttatccgaCGGGTACATTACGTGACATTTTGTGCATAACTAAACCTAAACAACCATTTATAAAGAAGTATGGAAATCCAAAACAAACCAAATCATTAACAGTGCCTGAAATTGCTATGTATGGTTACcag attttggaAGCTTTAGGATTTCTTCATGAAAAAGGTCTACCATATGGACATTTACATAcaggaaatattcttttaacacAAAAATGTGCCAAGTTATTGGATGTAGAAAATGGTCTTCTAGGTTTACCAGCATTCTATCGTCCTTATGTTGTACAAAGGCGTAAACTTCATGCCAca actCAAGtagatatttattcttttggaCATGTATTATATGAAATGGCATTTGGAAGACCATTGTTAGAAGCAACATGTTCGGAATTACCATATTGcgatttaactttaaaaagttTACTAGAAGTGATACTTTCGCCAGAAGCCTTGAAACAGGATTTACCAACAATATCACATTTATTAGAACATCCATTCTTTGAATCAGCAAAACATATTACATTTGCTGTTGGATCCATAGAAAAACCACATTTCAAATTAAGTAGTCATTTGAAAGAAGCTTTACAAGAAGCAGTAAACAAAGCAGAACAAAGActaaaagaagaacaaaaagtAGCGAGACATCAAAAAAGACTTGTCAAAGTTCAAGAAATGATGAGTTCAgaggaagaaatgaaaaaacgaaaacagaaacta aaGAAGGAACAAAAATTAGCCCAAGAACAACGTTCTGCAAATCAATTAAGTGCAAATGGAATAAAACATGTAAATGGTAAGAGTCCGGAACGCTCGGATAGTCCTACTAGTACTTCTACAGCCACCAGTGTTGGAACTTTAACACCTCCATCACTGC ATGTGCGACAAGGTGATGGAGTTCCTGCAAAAAGTACTATACCAACACCTCCGTCACAGATGCCTGCAACTATTGATGTGTCAAATAATGTCTCAAAATTGACCAACGAACGAGCTGCTCTGCTTGGAAgtatttgtaatttcaataaaactaGTCTTCGTAAAGTTGCCAATGAATATCATTGA
- the LOC408591 gene encoding PX domain-containing protein kinase-like protein isoform X1: MALFEKRYTNKVLLDDTEKLTSVIENARTIDGHTEYVIRTQRGPLSEKFWRVSRRYNDFVQLNAALSISGIDLAFPPKKIIGNMEPDFIAQRQIALQNYLNNILMNPILASSLPMKKFLDPDNYTAPLHEIALQQVSLALRSDANFEVCKAIPDMGWRLRKHYYTVKNRQNSKQELLLAWVEFGPDKHLQDKDMQGVFKSLGTLKHNYIEPIVYQHVTENGALMIRNFYPTGTLRDILCITKPKQPFIKKYGNPKQTKSLTVPEIAMYGYQILEALGFLHEKGLPYGHLHTGNILLTQKCAKLLDVENGLLGLPAFYRPYVVQRRKLHATTQVDIYSFGHVLYEMAFGRPLLEATCSELPYCDLTLKSLLEVILSPEALKQDLPTISHLLEHPFFESAKHITFAVGSIEKPHFKLSSHLKEALQEAVNKAEQRLKEEQKVARHQKRLVKVQEMMSSEEEMKKRKQKLKKEQKLAQEQRSANQLSANGIKHVNGKSPERSDSPTSTSTATSVGTLTPPSLRSIDVRQGDGVPAKSTIPTPPSQMPATIDVSNNVSKLTNERAALLGSICNFNKTSLRKVANEYH; this comes from the exons ATGGCTTTATTTGAGAAACGATATACAAATAAAGTGCTGTTAGATGATACAGAAAAGCTGACGAGCGTCATTGAAAATGCAAGAACAATCGACGGACATACG gaATATGTGATTAGAACACAAAGAGGTCcactttctgaaaaattttggaGAGTTAGCAGACGCTACAATGACTTTGTACAGCTTAATGCAGCTTTATCAATATCTGGCATTGATTTGGCATTTCCTCCAAAGAAAATCATTGGTAATATGGAACCAGACTTCATAGCTCAACGTCAAATAGCCCTACag aattatttaaacaatatactAATGAATCCTATATTGGCTTCATCACTTcctatgaaaaaattcttagatCCAGATAATTATACAGCACCATTACATg aaatagcTTTGCAACAGGTGTCATTAGCATTACGTAGCGATGCAAATTTTGAAGTTTGTAAAGCCATTCCTGATATGGGATGGCGGTTAAGGAAACATTATTATACTGTAAAAAATCgtcaaaattcaaaacaagAATTACTACTTGCATGGGTAGAATTTGGTCCAGATAAACATCTGCAAGATAAAGACATGCAAGgtgtttttaaaagtttaggGACATTAAagcataattatatagaacCAATTGTTTATCAACATGTAACTGAAAATGGAGCATTaatgataagaaatttttatccgaCGGGTACATTACGTGACATTTTGTGCATAACTAAACCTAAACAACCATTTATAAAGAAGTATGGAAATCCAAAACAAACCAAATCATTAACAGTGCCTGAAATTGCTATGTATGGTTACcag attttggaAGCTTTAGGATTTCTTCATGAAAAAGGTCTACCATATGGACATTTACATAcaggaaatattcttttaacacAAAAATGTGCCAAGTTATTGGATGTAGAAAATGGTCTTCTAGGTTTACCAGCATTCTATCGTCCTTATGTTGTACAAAGGCGTAAACTTCATGCCAca actCAAGtagatatttattcttttggaCATGTATTATATGAAATGGCATTTGGAAGACCATTGTTAGAAGCAACATGTTCGGAATTACCATATTGcgatttaactttaaaaagttTACTAGAAGTGATACTTTCGCCAGAAGCCTTGAAACAGGATTTACCAACAATATCACATTTATTAGAACATCCATTCTTTGAATCAGCAAAACATATTACATTTGCTGTTGGATCCATAGAAAAACCACATTTCAAATTAAGTAGTCATTTGAAAGAAGCTTTACAAGAAGCAGTAAACAAAGCAGAACAAAGActaaaagaagaacaaaaagtAGCGAGACATCAAAAAAGACTTGTCAAAGTTCAAGAAATGATGAGTTCAgaggaagaaatgaaaaaacgaaaacagaaacta aaGAAGGAACAAAAATTAGCCCAAGAACAACGTTCTGCAAATCAATTAAGTGCAAATGGAATAAAACATGTAAATGGTAAGAGTCCGGAACGCTCGGATAGTCCTACTAGTACTTCTACAGCCACCAGTGTTGGAACTTTAACACCTCCATCACTGC GTTCTATAGATGTGCGACAAGGTGATGGAGTTCCTGCAAAAAGTACTATACCAACACCTCCGTCACAGATGCCTGCAACTATTGATGTGTCAAATAATGTCTCAAAATTGACCAACGAACGAGCTGCTCTGCTTGGAAgtatttgtaatttcaataaaactaGTCTTCGTAAAGTTGCCAATGAATATCATTGA
- the LOC408591 gene encoding PX domain-containing protein kinase-like protein isoform X3: MALFEKRYTNKVLLDDTEKLTSVIENARTIDGHTEYVIRTQRGPLSEKFWRVSRRYNDFVQLNAALSISGIDLAFPPKKIIGNMEPDFIAQRQIALQNYLNNILMNPILASSLPMKKFLDPDNYTAPLHEIALQQVSLALRSDANFEVCKAIPDMGWRLRKHYYTVKNRQNSKQELLLAWVEFGPDKHLQDKDMQGVFKSLGTLKHNYIEPIVYQHVTENGALMIRNFYPTGTLRDILCITKPKQPFIKKYGNPKQTKSLTVPEIAMYGYQILEALGFLHEKGLPYGHLHTGNILLTQKCAKLLDVENGLLGLPAFYRPYVVQRRKLHATTQVDIYSFGHVLYEMAFGRPLLEATCSELPYCDLTLKSLLEVILSPEALKQDLPTISHLLEHPFFESAKHITFAVGSIEKPHFKLSSHLKEALQEAVNKAEQRLKEEQKVARHQKRLVKVQEMMSSEEEMKKRKQKLKKEQKLAQEQRSANQLSANGIKHVNGKSPERSDSPTSTSTATSVGTLTPPSLPGHKS; the protein is encoded by the exons ATGGCTTTATTTGAGAAACGATATACAAATAAAGTGCTGTTAGATGATACAGAAAAGCTGACGAGCGTCATTGAAAATGCAAGAACAATCGACGGACATACG gaATATGTGATTAGAACACAAAGAGGTCcactttctgaaaaattttggaGAGTTAGCAGACGCTACAATGACTTTGTACAGCTTAATGCAGCTTTATCAATATCTGGCATTGATTTGGCATTTCCTCCAAAGAAAATCATTGGTAATATGGAACCAGACTTCATAGCTCAACGTCAAATAGCCCTACag aattatttaaacaatatactAATGAATCCTATATTGGCTTCATCACTTcctatgaaaaaattcttagatCCAGATAATTATACAGCACCATTACATg aaatagcTTTGCAACAGGTGTCATTAGCATTACGTAGCGATGCAAATTTTGAAGTTTGTAAAGCCATTCCTGATATGGGATGGCGGTTAAGGAAACATTATTATACTGTAAAAAATCgtcaaaattcaaaacaagAATTACTACTTGCATGGGTAGAATTTGGTCCAGATAAACATCTGCAAGATAAAGACATGCAAGgtgtttttaaaagtttaggGACATTAAagcataattatatagaacCAATTGTTTATCAACATGTAACTGAAAATGGAGCATTaatgataagaaatttttatccgaCGGGTACATTACGTGACATTTTGTGCATAACTAAACCTAAACAACCATTTATAAAGAAGTATGGAAATCCAAAACAAACCAAATCATTAACAGTGCCTGAAATTGCTATGTATGGTTACcag attttggaAGCTTTAGGATTTCTTCATGAAAAAGGTCTACCATATGGACATTTACATAcaggaaatattcttttaacacAAAAATGTGCCAAGTTATTGGATGTAGAAAATGGTCTTCTAGGTTTACCAGCATTCTATCGTCCTTATGTTGTACAAAGGCGTAAACTTCATGCCAca actCAAGtagatatttattcttttggaCATGTATTATATGAAATGGCATTTGGAAGACCATTGTTAGAAGCAACATGTTCGGAATTACCATATTGcgatttaactttaaaaagttTACTAGAAGTGATACTTTCGCCAGAAGCCTTGAAACAGGATTTACCAACAATATCACATTTATTAGAACATCCATTCTTTGAATCAGCAAAACATATTACATTTGCTGTTGGATCCATAGAAAAACCACATTTCAAATTAAGTAGTCATTTGAAAGAAGCTTTACAAGAAGCAGTAAACAAAGCAGAACAAAGActaaaagaagaacaaaaagtAGCGAGACATCAAAAAAGACTTGTCAAAGTTCAAGAAATGATGAGTTCAgaggaagaaatgaaaaaacgaaaacagaaacta aaGAAGGAACAAAAATTAGCCCAAGAACAACGTTCTGCAAATCAATTAAGTGCAAATGGAATAAAACATGTAAATGGTAAGAGTCCGGAACGCTCGGATAGTCCTACTAGTACTTCTACAGCCACCAGTGTTGGAACTTTAACACCTCCATCACTGC CTGGGCACAAAAGTTGA
- the LOC408590 gene encoding RING finger and CHY zinc finger domain-containing protein 1 isoform X3, whose protein sequence is MENNDEARTVADRASTSKEEPLEATADDDYGCEHYKRKSKFVTPCCNKVYTCRFCHDKEETHTVNRKEVTELICVLCDTRQPVQATCQNCHCRFGKYTCLECNLFDDEDKNQYHCDGCGICRVGGRDRFFHCAKCNMCLPVQLQNGHTCVENVSHANCPVCLEDIHTSRIPCHIPNCGHLLHRTCFEELLHSGHYACPTCQVSLLDMTDLWRFLDMEVSSTPMPEEYRDYKVDILCKDCHEESTVKFHIVGLKCLNCGSYNTCRVKGSPSPG, encoded by the exons ATGGAGAATAACGACGAAGCGCGCACTGTGGCTGATCGTGCGTCGACGTCAAAGGAGGAACCCTTGGAAGCCACTGCTGATGATGATTACGGCTGCGAGCACTATAAACGAAAATCCAAATTTGTT acacCATGTTGCAACAAGGTATATACATGTCGATTCTGCCACGACAAAGAAGAGACTCATACAGTAAACAGAAAAGAAGTCACAGAACTGATATGCGTGTTATGTGATACTCGTCAGCCAGTACAAGCCACTTGCCAAAATTGTCATTGTCGATTCGGTAAATATACATGCCTCGagtgtaatttatttgatgatgAGGACAAAAATCAGTATCATTGTGATGGCTGCGGAATATGTAGAGTCGGCGGTCGTGACCGATTTTTCCACTGTGCCAAGTGCAACATGTGTTTACCAGTTCAATTACAAAACGGACACACG TGTGTAGAAAATGTTTCTCATGCAAATTGTCCAGTTTGTCTTGAGGATATTCACACAAGTCGTATACCTTGTCACATTCCAAACTGTGGTCATTTGCTTCATCGCACATGCTTTGAGGAATTGTTACATTCAGGACATTATGCGTGTCCAACTTGCCAAGTATCCCTTCTAGATATGACTGATTTATGGAGATTTTTGGATATGGAAGTATCATCAACACCAATGCCAGAAGAATATAGGGATTATAAGGTTGATATTCTGTGCAAAGACTGTCATGAG gaGTCAACAGTAAAATTCCATATTGTAGGTTTGAAATGTTTGAATTGTGGAAGTTATAACACTTGCAGAGTTAAAGGATCTCCTTCTCCAGGTTGa
- the LOC408590 gene encoding RING finger and CHY zinc finger domain-containing protein 1 isoform X1: MENNDEARTVADRASTSKEEPLEATADDDYGCEHYKRKSKFVTPCCNKVYTCRFCHDKEETHTVNRKEVTELICVLCDTRQPVQATCQNCHCRFGKYTCLECNLFDDEDKNQYHCDGCGICRVGGRDRFFHCAKCNMCLPVQLQNGHTCVENVSHANCPVCLEDIHTSRIPCHIPNCGHLLHRTCFEELLHSGHYACPTCQVSLLDMTDLWRFLDMEVSSTPMPEEYRDYKVDILCKDCHEESTVKFHIVGLKCLNCGSYNTCRVKGSPSPADPDTLD; this comes from the exons ATGGAGAATAACGACGAAGCGCGCACTGTGGCTGATCGTGCGTCGACGTCAAAGGAGGAACCCTTGGAAGCCACTGCTGATGATGATTACGGCTGCGAGCACTATAAACGAAAATCCAAATTTGTT acacCATGTTGCAACAAGGTATATACATGTCGATTCTGCCACGACAAAGAAGAGACTCATACAGTAAACAGAAAAGAAGTCACAGAACTGATATGCGTGTTATGTGATACTCGTCAGCCAGTACAAGCCACTTGCCAAAATTGTCATTGTCGATTCGGTAAATATACATGCCTCGagtgtaatttatttgatgatgAGGACAAAAATCAGTATCATTGTGATGGCTGCGGAATATGTAGAGTCGGCGGTCGTGACCGATTTTTCCACTGTGCCAAGTGCAACATGTGTTTACCAGTTCAATTACAAAACGGACACACG TGTGTAGAAAATGTTTCTCATGCAAATTGTCCAGTTTGTCTTGAGGATATTCACACAAGTCGTATACCTTGTCACATTCCAAACTGTGGTCATTTGCTTCATCGCACATGCTTTGAGGAATTGTTACATTCAGGACATTATGCGTGTCCAACTTGCCAAGTATCCCTTCTAGATATGACTGATTTATGGAGATTTTTGGATATGGAAGTATCATCAACACCAATGCCAGAAGAATATAGGGATTATAAGGTTGATATTCTGTGCAAAGACTGTCATGAG gaGTCAACAGTAAAATTCCATATTGTAGGTTTGAAATGTTTGAATTGTGGAAGTTATAACACTTGCAGAGTTAAAGGATCTCCTTCTCCAG cagATCCAGATACATTGGACTAA
- the LOC408590 gene encoding RING finger and CHY zinc finger domain-containing protein 1 isoform X2, which produces MENNDEARTVADRASTSKEEPLEATADDDYGCEHYKRKSKFVTPCCNKVYTCRFCHDKEETHTVNRKEVTELICVLCDTRQPVQATCQNCHCRFGKYTCLECNLFDDEDKNQYHCDGCGICRVGGRDRFFHCAKCNMCLPVQLQNGHTCVENVSHANCPVCLEDIHTSRIPCHIPNCGHLLHRTCFEELLHSGHYACPTCQVSLLDMTDLWRFLDMEVSSTPMPEEYRDYKVDILCKDCHEESTVKFHIVGLKCLNCGSYNTCRVKGSPSPDPDTLD; this is translated from the exons ATGGAGAATAACGACGAAGCGCGCACTGTGGCTGATCGTGCGTCGACGTCAAAGGAGGAACCCTTGGAAGCCACTGCTGATGATGATTACGGCTGCGAGCACTATAAACGAAAATCCAAATTTGTT acacCATGTTGCAACAAGGTATATACATGTCGATTCTGCCACGACAAAGAAGAGACTCATACAGTAAACAGAAAAGAAGTCACAGAACTGATATGCGTGTTATGTGATACTCGTCAGCCAGTACAAGCCACTTGCCAAAATTGTCATTGTCGATTCGGTAAATATACATGCCTCGagtgtaatttatttgatgatgAGGACAAAAATCAGTATCATTGTGATGGCTGCGGAATATGTAGAGTCGGCGGTCGTGACCGATTTTTCCACTGTGCCAAGTGCAACATGTGTTTACCAGTTCAATTACAAAACGGACACACG TGTGTAGAAAATGTTTCTCATGCAAATTGTCCAGTTTGTCTTGAGGATATTCACACAAGTCGTATACCTTGTCACATTCCAAACTGTGGTCATTTGCTTCATCGCACATGCTTTGAGGAATTGTTACATTCAGGACATTATGCGTGTCCAACTTGCCAAGTATCCCTTCTAGATATGACTGATTTATGGAGATTTTTGGATATGGAAGTATCATCAACACCAATGCCAGAAGAATATAGGGATTATAAGGTTGATATTCTGTGCAAAGACTGTCATGAG gaGTCAACAGTAAAATTCCATATTGTAGGTTTGAAATGTTTGAATTGTGGAAGTTATAACACTTGCAGAGTTAAAGGATCTCCTTCTCCAG ATCCAGATACATTGGACTAA